The Venenivibrio stagnispumantis region TTAAAACTTTTTCTTTCATTTCTTTTCTATATTTTATTAATTTTTCTTTAATTTCCGGATAAGCAATTGATAATATCTGTGCTGCCAATACAGCTGCATTTGTTGCTCCGGCTTTTCCTACTGTAACAGTAGCCACTGGAATGCCTGGTGGCATTTGAACCGTAGATAAAAGGGAATCTAATCCATTAAAAGAAGAGTTATCCATAGGAATACCAATAACCGGAATATTTACTTTTCCTGCTATTGTTCCTGCAAGATGGGCGGCATAACCTGCTGCTGCTATAATTACTCCATAATTTTGTTCTGCTGTTTCGCAAACTTTTGATACCTCTTCCGGTGTTCTATGGGCAGATAAAATATAAATATCAAAAGGAATTTCAAAATTTTTCAAAATTTTAAAAGCATCCTTCAAACTTTCTAAATCAGATTGGCTACCCATAAAGATAGCAACTTTTTTCATTTTCTAACCTCCAACTCATCTGTTTCTTGGGCTGCTTTTTCTACTACGGGTGGTACTACTTTTACAAAATTGTTTATTTCTTCTTCAAAATTATCTATTATCTCTTTTGCTATTTGGCTATCTGTATAACCAAGATGTTTGATTATTAAATCTCTTATTTCTTTGATATCTTCTTCTTCAAGCTCTGCAATCTTTACATAAGATGTATTTATTTTATCTTTTACTTCTTCCATTGGGTCATAGATATATAAAGTTCCTCCGGTCATTCCGGCACCTATATTTATTCCGGTTTTGCCAAGTATTAAAACTGTTCCTGCTGTCATGTATTCACAAAGGTGGTCTCCTGCTCCTTCTGCAACTGCTACTGCTCCACTATTTCTTACTGCAAATCTTTCTCCTACTATACCGGATATAAATACCTGTCCACCTGTTGCACCGTAGAGTATTGTATTACCTGCAATTACATGTTCATGGCTTTTTCCTTTAAATTCTTTTGGTGGTTTTATTATTATTGTTCCACCTGCCATTCCTTTTCCTACATAATCATTAGCCTGTCCGGTTAGAGATAATGTTAATCCTTTTACGCAAAATGCACCAAAACTTTGTCCTGCTGTTCCTCTCAAATTAAGCTCTATTTTTCCTCTTCTTAATCCTTTATCTCCATATCTTTTAACTATTTCATGGGCTATTCTTGTCCCTATTGATCTATATGTATTTTTTACAACATAAAATCCGGCATAATTTTCATCTTTTTCTATATAAGGTAAAACATCTTTTAATATTTCTAAATCAAAAGGCTGTTTTGATGGTGGTATTTCATTAAATTCATATATAGATTTTCTTGGTTTTTCTGTTAATTTAGCTGTTTTTAAAATTTCTGATACATCAATATATTTTGCTTTGTAATGATTTTGAGGAATATTTGGTTTAAGTAATTCAGTTTTTCCTATTATCTCATCAAGGGATTTATATCCCATATCTGCTAAGTATTGTCTTACTTCTGTTGCTAAAAATTCAAGATATTTAATAATATGTTCAGGAGTTCCGGGGAATTTTTCTCTTAATCTTTTATCTTGTGTTGTTATTCCTACTGGACAGGTGTTTAAATGGCATTGTCTTGCCATTACGCAACCTTCTGCTATCATTAAGGCAGTTCCAAGCCCAAACTCTTCTGCACCGAGTAATGCTCCGATTATAATATCTCTTCCGGTTTTTATTCCACCATCTACTCTTAATTTAACTCTATTTCTTAAATCATTTTCTATTAATGCTTGTTGCACTTCTGAAAGACCAAGTTCCCATATAGAACCTGCATTTTTTATAGATACAAGAGGAGATGCTCCTGTTCCACCATCATGTCCTGATATATGAATAATATCTGCAAAAGCTTTTGCTACACCGGATGCTACTACTCCTATGCCTGTTTCGGCAACCAATTTAACTATAACTTTTGCTTTTGGATTTATCATTTTTAAATCATATATTAATTGGGCTAAATCTTCTATTGAGTAAATATCATGGTGAGGTGGTGGTGATATTAATGTTATTCCCGGTTTTGCATGTCTTAAAAATGCTATGTATGCATCTACTTTTTTACCCGGAAGCTGTCCTCCTTCTCCCGGTTTTGCCCCTTGGGCTATTTTTATTTCTATCTCTTCTGCAGAGTTTAGATATTCAGGAGTAACTCCAAATCTACCTGATGCTACCTGTTTTATTTTGCTATTTTTTATTGTTCCATATCTTGCAGGGTCTTCTCCACCTTCTCCGCTGTTTGATTTTGCTCCTACCCTGTTTAATGCTTCTGCTATTGTTTCATGGGCTTCTCTACTTAATGCCCCTATGGACATACCTGCACCGACAAATCTTTTCATTATACTTTCTATCGGTTCAACTTCTTCTATCGGAATAGGTGGTCTATCACTTACTATTTCAAGTAAATCTCTTAGTTCAACCGGTTTTTCTGCATAAGCATACTGGGTAAATGCTTTATATTCATCAAAAATATTATTTCTCACTGCTTTATGTAATGAAGTTAATGCTTTTGGGTTCCAAGAATGGAACTCTCCGCCTTCTCTTCTGTGTCTGTATTCTCCACCTTGAGGTAAATCTTTCAACTCACCGGAAAATGCCATATTAAATCTTGCAAGGGTTTCTGCTGCAATCTCTTTTAATCCTATTCCTCCTATTTTAGAAGGTGTTCCTTTAAAATATTTATCTATAATTTCTTTTGATATTCCGAGGGCTTCAAAAAGTCCGGAACCTCTGTAACTTTTGATTGTGGCTATTCCCATTTTAGACATTATCTTTAATAAGCCTTCATTTACGGCTTTTTTATAATTTGATACTGCTTCCTCAAAAGATAACTCAAATTTTTTATCTTCTACGGTTAAATTTTTTATTATTTGAACAGCCATATATGGATTTACAAGGGTAGCCCCATATCCTATTAAAAATGCTATACTATGAGTATCCCTTACCTCTCCACTATCTGCTACTATGCTACATTTGCTTCTTTTTCCTTTTGATGATAGATATGAATTTACTGCTGCAACTGCCAATCCCATAGGAATAGGTGCACCTTCTATGGATATATCCCTATCTGTAAGAATAATAATTTCTTTTCCGTTATCTACTGCCTCTTCTGCTCTTTTTGCTATATTTTCTAATGCCGGCTCTAATGCAGCTTCATAAGGCTCAAATATTGTTGGTATTATTTCAACTTTATTCTCAAATCTTTTTATTAACTCTTCCATTTCATTATCAAATATGATAGGCGAGGAAAATACAAGCTGTTTTGCATGCTCAGGAGTTTCTGTTAAGAAATTTTCTTTTTTACCTACATAAGTTTTTAAAGACATAACCTTCTTTTCTCTGATAGGGTCTATAGGTGGGTTTGTTACCTGAGCAAATCTTTGTTTAAAATAAGAAGCAAGCATTTTTGGTTTTTTGGATAAAACCGAGATAGGTGTATCATTTCCCATAGAATAAACCGGCTCTGTTCCTTTTAGAGCCATCTCTTTTACTACCATATTTATCTCATCTTTATCATATCCAAAAACTATTGCTTCTTGAAGTATATTTTTATACTCTACCTGAGGGTAATCTTTTGCCGGTATAAACTCTACTATATTTTGTTCTACCCATTCTTTATATTTTTTATCTTTTACAAGATTTCTGATGATTTCTTGTGAGAAATATATTTTTCCTGTTTTTGTATCTAATGCTATTTTATCACCGGGTCCAAGTCTTCCCTTTATTTTTATCTCTTCTTCCGGTAAATCTATAATACCTACTTCTGAAGCCATATAAATAATATCATCCGTTATTATATATCTTGCCGGTCTAAGTCCATTTCTATCTAATTTGCCACCTATTATTTCACCATCGGTAAATGCTATTGCTGCCGGTCCATCCCAGCTTTCAAATATACATGCAAAATACTCATAAAATGCTTTTTCTTCCGCAGATAGCCTATCATCATTTTCCCAAGCTCTTGGGACAAGAGCATTAATAGCAGTTAAAATATCTTTTCCGCTATGATATAAAAACTCTATAGCATTATCCAAAGATGCAGAATCGCTATCTTCATCTTTTACAATAGGAAGTATATCCTCTGCTAAATCTCCCCATATAGCCCTTATATCTTCTTCTTTTGCCCTGAGCCAATTTCTATTTGCAGTTATTGTGTTTATCTCTCCGTTATGAGCTAACATTCTAAAAGGATGTGCCAATTTCCAGTTAGGGAATGTATTTGTAGAATATCTTTGATGGAATATTGCTATTGCTGTTTCAAAATTTTCATCCTGCAAATCATAATAAAAATATTTTAATTTAGGAGCTGTTATTAATCCTTTATAAACAATAGTTTTTGAAGATAAAGAAGGTATATAAAAATCTTTATATTCCGGATTTTTTGTTAATTTTTCTAATTTTTTTCTTAAAATGAATAACTCTCTTTCAAAATTATCAATATTTAATCCTTTTTTGGATATAAATGCTTGATATATTGCTGGCTTTGTTCTGCTTGCTATCTCTCCTATCTCTTCTTCATTTATAGGAACTTTTCTCCATCCGAGGAATTTAAATTTTTGATTTATTATATCTTCTATCTCTTTTTGTATAGTATCTACTTTATTTAAAGGTAAAAAAAACATTCCAACAGCTAAATCTTCTTTATCCGGAAGTTCTATTCTCAGTTTTTCACATTCTTTTATAAAAAATTTATAAGGTATATGGGTTAATATTCCTGCTCCATCACCGGTTTTTCCGTCTGCACT contains the following coding sequences:
- the purE gene encoding 5-(carboxyamino)imidazole ribonucleotide mutase; this encodes MKKVAIFMGSQSDLESLKDAFKILKNFEIPFDIYILSAHRTPEEVSKVCETAEQNYGVIIAAAGYAAHLAGTIAGKVNIPVIGIPMDNSSFNGLDSLLSTVQMPPGIPVATVTVGKAGATNAAVLAAQILSIAYPEIKEKLIKYRKEMKEKVLKANEEVKNIEI
- the gltB gene encoding glutamate synthase large subunit, whose product is MIEKDACGVGFIADIKGIKSHKILSYALEGLANLDHRGAVSADGKTGDGAGILTHIPYKFFIKECEKLRIELPDKEDLAVGMFFLPLNKVDTIQKEIEDIINQKFKFLGWRKVPINEEEIGEIASRTKPAIYQAFISKKGLNIDNFERELFILRKKLEKLTKNPEYKDFYIPSLSSKTIVYKGLITAPKLKYFYYDLQDENFETAIAIFHQRYSTNTFPNWKLAHPFRMLAHNGEINTITANRNWLRAKEEDIRAIWGDLAEDILPIVKDEDSDSASLDNAIEFLYHSGKDILTAINALVPRAWENDDRLSAEEKAFYEYFACIFESWDGPAAIAFTDGEIIGGKLDRNGLRPARYIITDDIIYMASEVGIIDLPEEEIKIKGRLGPGDKIALDTKTGKIYFSQEIIRNLVKDKKYKEWVEQNIVEFIPAKDYPQVEYKNILQEAIVFGYDKDEINMVVKEMALKGTEPVYSMGNDTPISVLSKKPKMLASYFKQRFAQVTNPPIDPIREKKVMSLKTYVGKKENFLTETPEHAKQLVFSSPIIFDNEMEELIKRFENKVEIIPTIFEPYEAALEPALENIAKRAEEAVDNGKEIIILTDRDISIEGAPIPMGLAVAAVNSYLSSKGKRSKCSIVADSGEVRDTHSIAFLIGYGATLVNPYMAVQIIKNLTVEDKKFELSFEEAVSNYKKAVNEGLLKIMSKMGIATIKSYRGSGLFEALGISKEIIDKYFKGTPSKIGGIGLKEIAAETLARFNMAFSGELKDLPQGGEYRHRREGGEFHSWNPKALTSLHKAVRNNIFDEYKAFTQYAYAEKPVELRDLLEIVSDRPPIPIEEVEPIESIMKRFVGAGMSIGALSREAHETIAEALNRVGAKSNSGEGGEDPARYGTIKNSKIKQVASGRFGVTPEYLNSAEEIEIKIAQGAKPGEGGQLPGKKVDAYIAFLRHAKPGITLISPPPHHDIYSIEDLAQLIYDLKMINPKAKVIVKLVAETGIGVVASGVAKAFADIIHISGHDGGTGASPLVSIKNAGSIWELGLSEVQQALIENDLRNRVKLRVDGGIKTGRDIIIGALLGAEEFGLGTALMIAEGCVMARQCHLNTCPVGITTQDKRLREKFPGTPEHIIKYLEFLATEVRQYLADMGYKSLDEIIGKTELLKPNIPQNHYKAKYIDVSEILKTAKLTEKPRKSIYEFNEIPPSKQPFDLEILKDVLPYIEKDENYAGFYVVKNTYRSIGTRIAHEIVKRYGDKGLRRGKIELNLRGTAGQSFGAFCVKGLTLSLTGQANDYVGKGMAGGTIIIKPPKEFKGKSHEHVIAGNTILYGATGGQVFISGIVGERFAVRNSGAVAVAEGAGDHLCEYMTAGTVLILGKTGINIGAGMTGGTLYIYDPMEEVKDKINTSYVKIAELEEEDIKEIRDLIIKHLGYTDSQIAKEIIDNFEEEINNFVKVVPPVVEKAAQETDELEVRK